One genomic segment of Streptomyces niveus includes these proteins:
- the lepB gene encoding signal peptidase I: protein MSGTGRTNGGHGRLGSVLSGLAVAVGCVLFLGGFVWGAVEYQPYTVPTDSMDPTVKAGDRVLAQRISGDDVRRGDVVVFKDAQWGDMPMVKRVVGVGGDKVACCDDKGRLSVNGKSIEEPYVARMPGGLASTTGFGATVPKGQLFLLGDERSGSLDSRVHLQDQGQGSVPRSTVTARIDAVAWPPGGLIERPDAFAALPGGVSEPGPVTLLVGSVALGALLILGGAAYGPVAQRLSRRRRTGPTGRTGGEVSTVAR, encoded by the coding sequence ATGAGCGGGACAGGACGTACGAACGGCGGCCACGGCCGCCTCGGCAGTGTGCTGTCGGGGCTGGCCGTGGCCGTCGGCTGTGTGCTCTTCCTCGGCGGGTTCGTCTGGGGAGCGGTGGAGTACCAGCCGTACACGGTGCCGACGGACTCGATGGACCCGACGGTGAAGGCCGGCGACCGGGTCCTGGCGCAGCGGATATCCGGCGACGACGTGCGGCGCGGCGATGTCGTGGTCTTCAAGGACGCCCAGTGGGGCGACATGCCGATGGTGAAGCGGGTCGTCGGTGTCGGGGGCGACAAGGTCGCCTGCTGCGACGACAAGGGGCGCCTGAGCGTCAACGGGAAGTCGATCGAGGAACCGTACGTGGCGCGGATGCCGGGCGGGCTCGCGTCGACCACCGGGTTCGGGGCGACGGTCCCCAAGGGACAGCTCTTCCTGCTCGGGGACGAGCGCAGCGGCTCGCTGGACTCGCGGGTCCACCTCCAGGACCAGGGGCAGGGTTCGGTGCCGCGCTCGACGGTGACGGCGCGGATCGACGCCGTCGCGTGGCCGCCGGGCGGCCTGATCGAGCGTCCGGACGCGTTCGCGGCACTGCCCGGCGGGGTGTCGGAGCCGGGGCCCGTGACATTGCTGGTGGGCTCCGTGGCCCTGGGGGCGCTGCTGATCCTGGGCGGCGCGGCGTACGGGCCGGTCGCACAGCGGCTGAGCCGGCGGCGGCGTACGGGGCCGACGGGGCGGACCGGCGGGGAGGTGTCGACCGTTGCAAGGTGA
- the lepB gene encoding signal peptidase I, protein MAVGARSGHGEPEDRPEQLAEPPVGSAGSAAETPSAGAYAATKDHTVERPDSEPDDDGASNERKQRSFWKELPLLIGIALLLALLIKTFLVQAFSIPSDSMQDTLQRGDRVLVDKLTPWFGAEPERGEVVVFHDPGGWLDSTEAPEPNVAQKFLSFIGLMPSSEEKDLIKRVVAVGGDTVECKKGESVQVNGKALDEKSYIFPGNTACDDEPFGPIKVPEGRIWVMGDHRQNSLDSRYHQELPGHGTVSTDEVVGRAIVIAWPLDRLATLPVPDTFDQQGLNAAAVATAAAPPVLGVAGALPLVFWRRRRLTGGRTAG, encoded by the coding sequence TTGGCCGTCGGCGCACGATCCGGACACGGTGAGCCCGAGGACAGGCCCGAGCAGCTTGCCGAGCCTCCCGTCGGTTCTGCCGGTTCCGCCGCGGAGACCCCATCCGCAGGGGCGTACGCAGCGACGAAGGACCACACGGTGGAGCGGCCGGACAGCGAGCCCGACGACGACGGGGCTTCGAACGAGCGGAAGCAGCGTTCCTTCTGGAAAGAGCTGCCTCTGCTGATCGGTATCGCGCTGCTGCTCGCGCTGCTGATCAAGACCTTCCTGGTGCAGGCGTTCTCGATCCCCTCGGACTCGATGCAGGACACGCTGCAGCGTGGCGACCGGGTGCTCGTGGACAAGCTCACGCCGTGGTTCGGCGCGGAGCCCGAGCGCGGCGAGGTCGTGGTCTTCCACGACCCGGGCGGCTGGCTCGACAGCACGGAGGCGCCCGAGCCCAACGTCGCGCAGAAGTTCCTCAGCTTCATCGGCCTCATGCCGTCGTCCGAGGAGAAGGACCTCATCAAGAGGGTCGTCGCGGTCGGCGGCGACACGGTGGAGTGCAAGAAGGGCGAGAGTGTCCAGGTCAACGGGAAGGCGCTGGACGAGAAGTCGTACATCTTCCCCGGGAACACCGCCTGTGACGACGAGCCGTTCGGACCGATCAAGGTGCCCGAGGGCCGGATCTGGGTGATGGGCGACCACCGGCAGAATTCGCTCGACTCCCGCTACCACCAGGAGCTGCCCGGTCACGGCACCGTCTCCACCGACGAGGTCGTCGGCCGCGCGATCGTCATCGCCTGGCCCCTCGACAGGCTGGCGACGCTTCCGGTGCCGGACACGTTCGACCAGCAGGGTCTCAACGCGGCGGCTGTCGCGACGGCGGCGGCTCCGCCCGTGCTCGGCGTCGCCGGCGCCCTGCCGCTGGTGTTCTGGCGCAGGCGGAGGCTGACCGGCGGCCGTACCGCCGGGTAG
- the lepB gene encoding signal peptidase I — protein MGNRGRPGGHRADTRLPTGTRPTAGRSLPGRAERRRLARKVKRRRRRSAMTEIPLLITVALLIALVLKTFLVQAFVIPSGSMEQTIRIDDRVLVDKLTPWFGSRPERGDVVVFKDPGGWLQEETEVPQDDPVVVKQVKQALTFIGLLPSADEQDLIKRVVAVGGDTVKCCDKDGRIVVNGVPLTEPYLNPGNPPSKLDFEVKVPAGRIFVMGDHRSNSADSRFHLDEAFRGTVSEDEVVGRAVVIAWPLGHWRRLEEPETYASVPDARAAPTTALGPSNSVSSQDPNGIILLPTPAELPLVMGVVGLLRLRSGQLHGVRSGCGGFGRRRTIRTR, from the coding sequence ATGGGTAACCGAGGACGGCCCGGGGGCCACCGGGCCGACACCCGGCTGCCGACAGGCACCAGACCCACCGCGGGACGCTCCCTGCCGGGGCGCGCGGAGCGGCGCAGGCTCGCCCGCAAGGTGAAACGGCGCCGCCGCCGCTCCGCGATGACGGAGATCCCACTCCTGATCACCGTGGCGCTCCTGATCGCCCTCGTACTGAAGACCTTCCTCGTCCAGGCCTTCGTGATCCCCTCCGGATCCATGGAGCAGACGATCCGGATCGACGACCGGGTGCTCGTCGACAAGCTGACGCCCTGGTTCGGCTCCCGCCCCGAGCGCGGCGACGTCGTCGTGTTCAAGGACCCCGGCGGCTGGCTCCAGGAGGAGACAGAGGTACCCCAGGACGACCCCGTCGTCGTCAAGCAGGTCAAGCAGGCCCTCACCTTCATCGGCCTGCTGCCCTCCGCCGACGAGCAGGACCTGATCAAGCGTGTCGTCGCCGTGGGCGGCGACACAGTGAAGTGCTGCGACAAGGACGGGCGCATCGTCGTCAACGGCGTACCGTTGACGGAGCCGTATCTGAATCCCGGCAACCCGCCGTCGAAGCTCGACTTCGAGGTGAAGGTGCCGGCGGGCCGGATCTTCGTGATGGGCGACCACCGGTCGAACTCGGCCGACTCGCGCTTCCATCTCGACGAGGCGTTCCGCGGCACCGTGTCGGAGGACGAGGTCGTCGGACGGGCCGTCGTCATCGCCTGGCCGCTGGGCCACTGGCGGCGCCTGGAGGAGCCGGAGACGTACGCCTCCGTACCGGACGCGCGCGCCGCACCGACCACGGCGCTCGGCCCTTCGAATAGTGTGTCCTCTCAGGATCCGAACGGAATAATCCTGCTCCCGACCCCTGCGGAACTCCCGCTCGTTATGGGAGTAGTGGGCCTGCTCCGTCTCCGGAGCGGGCAGTTGCACGGAGTGAGGAGTGGATGTGGGGGATTTGGCCGTCGGCGCACGATCCGGACACGGTGA
- the lepB gene encoding signal peptidase I, with the protein MDTEPQHSERDPSSTPATGKEEGSRSVRMPGLPEFLRDLSWRRAAVLGVLGTASLLLFSAFVVQPFLIPSGSMEPGLQVGDRVLVNKLAYRFGTEPRRGDVVVFDGTGSFVQEPAPENPLTGLAHGAAAALGLAEPAETDFVKRVVGVGGDRVVCCDEGGKVEVNGRAIEERYVYFGDAPSSAPFDIVVPSGTLWVMGDHRSNSRDSRDHLGEPGGGTVPVDKVIGRVDWIGWPLGRWTSLEPTDAFRDVRDPDGAHG; encoded by the coding sequence ATGGACACCGAACCACAGCACTCTGAGCGCGACCCTTCTTCCACACCCGCCACAGGGAAGGAAGAGGGGTCGCGCTCCGTGCGTATGCCGGGCCTCCCGGAGTTTCTGAGAGATCTGTCATGGCGCAGGGCCGCGGTGCTGGGCGTGCTCGGCACGGCCTCTCTCCTGCTGTTCAGCGCCTTCGTCGTGCAGCCCTTCCTGATCCCCAGCGGCTCCATGGAGCCGGGTCTCCAGGTCGGGGACCGGGTACTGGTCAACAAGTTGGCGTACCGTTTCGGTACCGAACCGCGGCGCGGTGATGTGGTCGTCTTCGACGGCACCGGGTCCTTCGTCCAGGAGCCGGCGCCGGAGAACCCCCTCACCGGGCTCGCGCACGGGGCGGCCGCGGCCCTCGGTCTCGCCGAGCCCGCCGAGACCGATTTCGTGAAGCGCGTGGTCGGCGTGGGGGGCGACCGGGTGGTCTGCTGCGACGAGGGGGGCAAGGTCGAGGTGAACGGCCGGGCGATCGAGGAGCGGTACGTGTACTTCGGCGACGCGCCGTCCAGCGCGCCCTTCGACATCGTCGTGCCCTCCGGAACCCTCTGGGTCATGGGCGACCACCGCAGCAACTCCCGCGACTCCCGCGACCACTTGGGCGAGCCCGGCGGTGGCACGGTGCCCGTCGACAAGGTCATCGGGCGGGTGGACTGGATCGGCTGGCCGCTCGGCCGCTGGACCTCACTGGAGCCCACCGACGCGTTCAGAGACGTACGGGACCCGGACGGCGCCCATGGGTAA
- the rplS gene encoding 50S ribosomal protein L19, which produces MAHLLDTVDAASLRSDLPAFRPGDTVNVHVRVIEGNRSRIQQFKGVVIRRQGSGVRETFTVRKVSFSVGVERTFPVHSPIFEKIELVSRGDVRRAKLYYLRELRGKAAKIKEKRDN; this is translated from the coding sequence ATGGCTCACCTGCTCGACACCGTCGACGCGGCGTCGCTGCGCAGCGACCTCCCCGCGTTCCGTCCCGGCGACACCGTGAACGTCCACGTACGTGTCATCGAGGGCAACCGCTCCCGTATCCAGCAGTTCAAGGGTGTTGTCATCCGCCGGCAGGGCTCGGGCGTCCGCGAGACCTTCACGGTCCGCAAGGTCTCCTTCTCCGTCGGCGTCGAGCGCACCTTCCCGGTGCACAGCCCGATCTTCGAGAAGATCGAGCTCGTCAGCCGTGGTGACGTACGTCGCGCCAAGCTCTATTACCTCCGTGAGCTGCGCGGCAAGGCCGCGAAGATCAAGGAGAAGCGCGACAACTGA
- the trmD gene encoding tRNA (guanosine(37)-N1)-methyltransferase TrmD: MRTDVITIFPEYLEPLNVSLVGKARARGRLDVQVHDLREWTYDRHNTVDDTPYGGGPGMVMKTGPWGDALDETIADGYEAGAHAPVLVVPTPSGRPFTQELAVELSERPWLIFAPARYEGIDRRVVDEYATRMPVYEVSIGDYVLAGGEAAVLVITEAVARLLPGVLGNAESHRDDSFAPGAMADLLEGPVYTKPPEWRGRTIPDILLSGHHSKIARWRRDEAFRRTALNRPDMIERCDAAAFDKKDRETLSIMGWAPEPGGRFWRRPEAMEE, encoded by the coding sequence CTGCGGACCGACGTGATCACGATCTTCCCTGAGTACCTCGAACCGCTGAACGTGTCCCTCGTCGGCAAGGCACGCGCGCGTGGCCGCCTCGACGTCCAGGTGCACGACCTCCGGGAGTGGACGTACGACCGGCACAACACGGTCGACGACACCCCGTACGGCGGCGGCCCCGGCATGGTCATGAAGACCGGCCCCTGGGGCGACGCCCTGGACGAGACGATCGCGGACGGCTACGAGGCGGGCGCTCACGCCCCCGTGCTGGTCGTTCCCACCCCCAGCGGCCGCCCCTTCACCCAGGAGCTCGCCGTCGAGCTCTCCGAGCGGCCCTGGCTCATCTTCGCGCCGGCCCGGTACGAGGGCATCGATCGCCGCGTCGTCGACGAGTACGCGACGCGGATGCCGGTGTACGAGGTATCCATCGGCGACTACGTCCTCGCCGGTGGCGAGGCGGCCGTACTCGTCATCACGGAGGCCGTCGCACGGCTGCTGCCCGGCGTCCTGGGCAACGCCGAGTCCCACCGCGACGACTCGTTCGCCCCCGGAGCGATGGCCGACCTGCTCGAAGGCCCCGTCTACACGAAGCCCCCGGAATGGCGCGGGCGCACCATCCCGGACATTCTGCTCAGCGGTCATCACAGCAAGATCGCGCGGTGGCGACGGGACGAGGCTTTCCGTCGTACGGCGCTCAACAGGCCCGACATGATCGAGCGTTGTGACGCCGCAGCCTTCGACAAGAAGGACCGCGAGACACTCTCCATCATGGGCTGGGCCCCGGAGCCCGGTGGCCGATTTTGGCGCAGGCCCGAGGCCATGGAAGAATGA
- the rimM gene encoding ribosome maturation factor RimM (Essential for efficient processing of 16S rRNA) produces the protein MQLVVARIGRAHGIKGEVTVEVRTDEPELRLGPGAVLATEPASTGPLTIETGRVHSGRLLLRFAGVSDRTGAEALRNTLLIAEVDPEDMPEDPDEYYDHQLMDLDVVLADGTEVGRITEITHLPSQDLFIVERPDGTEVMIPFVEEIVTDIDLVEQKAVIDPPPGLIDDNAVVAAPADSAGDDNSDGDNHDDSGPDGAAKGGST, from the coding sequence GTGCAGTTGGTAGTCGCGCGGATCGGACGTGCCCACGGCATCAAGGGCGAGGTCACCGTCGAGGTGCGTACGGACGAGCCGGAGCTGCGGCTCGGCCCCGGAGCAGTACTGGCCACCGAACCGGCCTCCACGGGGCCCCTGACGATCGAGACCGGCCGGGTACACAGCGGCAGGCTGCTGCTGCGCTTCGCGGGGGTGAGCGACCGTACGGGCGCAGAGGCCCTGCGCAACACCCTGCTCATCGCCGAGGTGGACCCGGAGGACATGCCGGAGGACCCGGACGAGTACTACGACCACCAGCTCATGGACCTGGACGTCGTCCTGGCGGACGGCACGGAGGTCGGCCGGATCACCGAGATCACCCACCTCCCGTCGCAGGACCTGTTCATCGTGGAGCGCCCCGACGGCACCGAGGTCATGATCCCCTTCGTGGAGGAGATCGTGACCGACATCGACCTGGTGGAACAGAAGGCCGTGATCGACCCGCCGCCCGGCCTCATCGACGACAACGCCGTGGTCGCCGCCCCCGCCGACAGCGCCGGGGACGACAACTCCGATGGCGACAATCACGATGACAGCGGCCCCGACGGTGCGGCCAAGGGCGGGTCGACATGA
- a CDS encoding RNA-binding protein, translated as MLEEALEHLVKGIVDNPDDVQVASRTLRRGRVLEVRVHPDDLGKVIGRNGRTARALRTVVGAIGGRGIRVDLVDVDQVR; from the coding sequence ATGCTCGAGGAGGCTCTCGAGCACCTCGTGAAGGGCATCGTCGACAACCCGGACGATGTGCAGGTCGCCTCGCGCACCCTGCGCCGTGGACGTGTGCTCGAGGTACGGGTGCATCCCGACGACCTCGGCAAGGTGATCGGCCGCAACGGCCGCACCGCACGCGCACTGCGCACCGTCGTGGGCGCGATCGGCGGCCGTGGCATCCGTGTCGACCTCGTCGACGTGGATCAGGTCCGCTGA
- the rpsP gene encoding 30S ribosomal protein S16, which yields MAVKIKLKRLGKIRSPHYRIIVANSRTRRDGRAIEEIGLYHPVQNPSRIEVDSDRARYWLSVGAQPTEPVLAILKLTGDWQAHKGLPAPAPLLQPEPKADKRALFESLAKDGDEPKGDAITPKAKKADKKADDADASAPAAEPTEA from the coding sequence GTGGCAGTCAAGATCAAGCTGAAGCGTCTGGGCAAGATCCGTTCGCCTCACTACCGCATCATCGTCGCCAACTCCCGCACCCGCCGTGACGGCCGTGCGATCGAGGAGATCGGTCTGTACCACCCGGTGCAGAACCCGTCGCGCATCGAGGTCGACTCGGACCGCGCGCGTTACTGGCTGTCCGTCGGCGCCCAGCCGACCGAGCCGGTTCTCGCGATCCTCAAGCTCACGGGCGACTGGCAGGCGCACAAGGGCCTGCCCGCGCCGGCGCCGCTGCTCCAGCCGGAGCCGAAGGCCGACAAGCGTGCCCTCTTCGAGTCTCTCGCCAAGGACGGCGACGAGCCCAAGGGTGATGCCATCACCCCCAAGGCGAAGAAGGCGGACAAGAAGGCGGACGACGCCGACGCTTCGGCGCCCGCCGCTGAGCCGACCGAGGCCTGA
- a CDS encoding methyltransferase domain-containing protein has product MTRTLVQQHQQQVNAASTDPSKEAGERARDWAEIQERMLVPLYEAVYERLEVGPGTRLLGLGCGSGLALLIATARGAHVTGVDADQERVALARERLVHDSRPMAHTAPPTAAVGAASGAAATFGGRAGARVLTGGATAVLEAERPAYDVITAFQPIGVADDDSDGLGPALAEAMPMADRGTPVVLAGWGPPERCATSAVLRVAGRLTERLRKGGGYRPPRRDDLEDVAARAGLKPDGSGRVSCPFGYAGMESALRGLLSTGAFDAAVRATDQSQVEKEITEALHPHVRRDGTVWMPNVFRYLIARTP; this is encoded by the coding sequence ATGACTCGTACGCTCGTCCAGCAGCACCAGCAGCAGGTGAACGCGGCCTCGACAGATCCTTCCAAGGAGGCGGGCGAGCGCGCCCGCGACTGGGCCGAGATCCAGGAACGGATGCTGGTGCCGCTCTACGAGGCGGTGTACGAGCGCTTGGAGGTCGGCCCCGGCACACGACTGCTCGGCCTCGGCTGCGGCTCGGGGCTGGCGCTGCTGATCGCGACCGCCAGGGGCGCTCACGTGACCGGCGTGGACGCCGACCAGGAACGCGTCGCGCTGGCTCGCGAGCGGCTCGTCCACGACTCCCGCCCGATGGCGCACACGGCGCCGCCCACGGCGGCGGTGGGGGCGGCGAGTGGCGCGGCAGCGACCTTCGGAGGCCGCGCGGGGGCGCGCGTGCTGACGGGCGGCGCTACGGCTGTCCTGGAGGCGGAGCGCCCCGCTTACGACGTGATCACGGCTTTCCAGCCCATCGGTGTCGCCGACGACGATTCGGACGGCCTCGGACCCGCGCTGGCGGAGGCGATGCCGATGGCGGACCGCGGCACGCCCGTGGTTCTCGCCGGCTGGGGACCGCCGGAGCGCTGCGCGACGTCAGCCGTCCTGCGGGTCGCGGGTCGGCTGACCGAACGGCTGCGGAAGGGCGGCGGCTACCGTCCGCCGCGCAGGGACGATCTGGAGGACGTGGCGGCTCGGGCCGGGCTGAAGCCCGACGGCTCCGGACGCGTGTCCTGCCCGTTCGGTTACGCGGGGATGGAGAGCGCGCTGCGCGGGCTGCTGTCGACGGGGGCGTTCGACGCGGCGGTGCGGGCGACGGACCAGTCCCAGGTGGAGAAGGAGATAACGGAGGCGCTGCACCCGCATGTCCGGCGCGACGGCACCGTGTGGATGCCCAATGTCTTCCGGTACCTGATCGCACGCACACCCTGA
- the yhfZ gene encoding GntR family transcriptional regulator YhfZ, producing the protein MTGFDERFLTRNGLAARQLAVLLLNHEPDTRLPRVRDFAEELGVGNGTVQAALQLLETAGAIRTTARGHLGTFLVHSDRSVLWRLSGLGTLLAAMPLPYSHRYEGLATGLRAAFEQAGAPFAITFMRGAGARTTALIEGKVDLVVLSRFAADRLIEERPVELVADLGPATYVGAHGLLLRHGAALEAKGLRVAVDHASEDQRMLAERVFAGRTDIEWVEASYMQLRDLFAHDRVDATLWNLDEVQDRLGAGVDVLPLGDEVTRDLSLRNSSAAIIGRTEGAKALGAVRDSLDLSVITTCQAEVLRGERAPSY; encoded by the coding sequence GTGACCGGCTTCGACGAACGCTTCCTGACCCGCAACGGCCTCGCCGCCCGGCAGCTCGCCGTTCTGCTGCTCAACCATGAGCCGGACACTCGCCTGCCCCGCGTCCGCGACTTCGCCGAGGAGCTGGGCGTCGGTAACGGCACGGTGCAGGCGGCTCTCCAGCTCCTGGAGACGGCGGGCGCGATCCGTACGACGGCGCGGGGCCACCTCGGGACGTTCCTCGTCCACTCCGACCGCTCGGTCCTCTGGCGGCTCTCCGGACTCGGCACGCTGCTGGCGGCGATGCCGCTGCCGTACTCGCACCGGTACGAGGGCCTGGCCACCGGGCTGCGCGCCGCGTTCGAACAGGCCGGGGCGCCCTTCGCGATCACGTTCATGCGCGGCGCCGGGGCGCGTACCACCGCGCTGATCGAGGGCAAGGTCGACCTGGTGGTCCTCTCGCGCTTCGCCGCCGACCGGCTGATCGAGGAGCGCCCCGTGGAACTTGTCGCGGATCTCGGACCCGCGACGTACGTGGGAGCGCACGGTCTGCTGCTGCGGCACGGCGCCGCCCTGGAGGCCAAGGGACTGCGCGTCGCGGTCGACCACGCCTCCGAGGACCAGCGCATGCTCGCGGAGCGGGTCTTCGCCGGACGCACGGACATCGAGTGGGTCGAGGCGTCGTACATGCAGCTGCGCGATCTGTTCGCGCACGACCGTGTCGATGCGACCCTGTGGAATCTCGACGAGGTACAGGACCGGCTCGGCGCCGGCGTGGACGTGCTGCCGCTGGGCGACGAGGTCACCCGCGACCTGTCGCTGCGTAACTCGAGCGCCGCGATCATCGGCAGGACCGAGGGGGCGAAGGCGCTCGGCGCCGTACGCGACTCCCTCGATCTGTCGGTCATCACGACCTGCCAGGCCGAGGTGTTGCGGGGTGAGCGCGCACCGTCCTACTGA
- a CDS encoding PRD domain-containing protein produces MDDQLALRIELFRESGQVRPEVAAFVTAELDALGAEGRTVTEETAGTLTSHLMMALTRLLNGEPIAEFPTDSEITAELAGHPDAVARARAVSVRAASELGAPLPDSEINFLGLHLALLDQNSPPRHET; encoded by the coding sequence ATGGACGACCAGCTCGCCCTACGCATCGAACTGTTCCGTGAGAGCGGTCAGGTCCGGCCCGAGGTCGCCGCGTTCGTGACCGCCGAGCTGGACGCGCTCGGCGCCGAGGGCCGCACCGTCACCGAGGAGACGGCGGGCACACTCACCAGCCACCTCATGATGGCCCTCACCAGGTTGCTCAACGGCGAGCCGATCGCGGAATTCCCCACCGACTCCGAGATCACCGCCGAACTCGCCGGACACCCGGACGCGGTGGCGCGGGCCCGCGCCGTCTCCGTACGCGCGGCCTCGGAACTCGGCGCGCCCCTTCCCGACTCCGAGATCAACTTCCTCGGACTGCACCTCGCCCTGCTCGACCAGAACTCGCCCCCACGGCACGAGACATGA
- a CDS encoding DUF2620 domain-containing protein, with amino-acid sequence MTKILTGGVGKAEVTETVKKLGLDGIEITVSNDMDAAMKLRGGQADYFLGTCHTGAGASLGVLVGLLGKPACHTFGRSVPTEDEVNALLAEGKKVFGFAIDQIDVIAPLMARAIAARG; translated from the coding sequence ATGACGAAGATCCTCACCGGTGGCGTCGGCAAGGCCGAGGTCACGGAGACCGTCAAGAAGCTCGGCCTCGACGGCATCGAGATCACTGTCTCCAACGACATGGACGCCGCGATGAAGCTGCGCGGCGGCCAGGCCGACTACTTCCTCGGCACCTGCCACACCGGCGCCGGCGCCTCCCTCGGCGTACTCGTCGGCCTGCTCGGCAAGCCCGCCTGCCACACCTTCGGCCGCTCCGTCCCTACGGAGGACGAGGTGAACGCGCTGCTCGCGGAAGGCAAGAAGGTCTTCGGCTTCGCCATCGACCAGATCGACGTGATCGCCCCGCTCATGGCCCGCGCCATCGCCGCGCGCGGCTGA
- a CDS encoding YhfT family protein, giving the protein MALAVFNDGVRPFMLDFIQGRSTRSATTAVSFGLSAGFIFGLGAPMALSTGVLNPWLVFLPTDILGILSPKKWIAPLLGGAWGAVVVFGLNGANSIAHDLPVDFLTALQQMSTPILFLFTLFPVLAITKQFGRLRGGIAAVVELALVVMTMKVWPDIFPGSIAMAVGVLTLIGFAVNKDLAQRKADRAEAAKSAAAGGLPPEVKNGAGDDAEDPMASLFGASALRLRRHLPLFMLLGAGVCVLAQSHVFGGGEATSFLIAKGDYAEAAQVDFYRAFGFVPLIATTALASGAYGIAGFTFVYPIGYLMPNPFIAAVVGATVFALEVLALSSIGKVLGKLPSVRDSSEHLRSAIGDALGLAILFGSLMAANVMGGGLGILIVGGLYLLNESMGRPVVRMAAAPAAVIVGGVLLNILYWLDLFTPIKG; this is encoded by the coding sequence ATGGCACTGGCCGTCTTCAACGACGGTGTGCGCCCCTTCATGCTGGACTTCATCCAGGGGCGGTCCACGCGCAGCGCCACCACCGCCGTGTCCTTCGGGCTCTCGGCCGGCTTCATCTTCGGCCTGGGCGCCCCGATGGCGCTGTCCACCGGCGTGCTCAACCCGTGGCTCGTCTTCCTGCCCACCGACATCCTGGGCATCCTGTCGCCCAAGAAGTGGATCGCGCCGCTGCTCGGCGGCGCGTGGGGCGCCGTGGTCGTGTTCGGCCTCAACGGGGCCAACAGCATCGCGCACGACCTGCCCGTCGACTTCCTGACGGCGCTCCAGCAGATGTCGACGCCGATCCTGTTCCTGTTCACGCTCTTCCCGGTGCTGGCCATCACCAAGCAGTTCGGGCGGCTACGGGGCGGCATCGCGGCGGTCGTCGAGCTGGCGCTCGTCGTGATGACGATGAAGGTCTGGCCCGACATCTTCCCGGGCTCCATCGCCATGGCCGTCGGAGTCCTGACGCTCATCGGCTTCGCCGTCAACAAGGACCTGGCGCAGCGGAAGGCGGACCGGGCCGAGGCGGCGAAGTCGGCGGCAGCGGGCGGCCTGCCCCCGGAGGTGAAGAACGGGGCGGGGGACGACGCGGAAGATCCGATGGCCTCGCTGTTCGGCGCGAGCGCGCTGCGTCTGCGGCGCCACCTGCCGCTCTTCATGCTTCTCGGGGCGGGCGTCTGCGTGCTGGCCCAGTCGCATGTCTTCGGCGGCGGCGAGGCGACGAGCTTCCTGATCGCCAAGGGCGACTACGCGGAGGCCGCCCAGGTGGACTTCTACCGAGCGTTCGGCTTCGTACCGCTGATCGCGACGACCGCGCTCGCCTCCGGCGCGTACGGCATCGCCGGCTTCACCTTCGTCTACCCCATCGGCTACCTCATGCCGAACCCGTTCATCGCCGCCGTCGTCGGCGCGACGGTCTTCGCTCTGGAGGTGCTGGCGCTCTCTTCGATCGGCAAGGTCCTCGGGAAGCTGCCGAGCGTGCGTGACTCCTCCGAGCATCTGCGGAGCGCGATCGGCGACGCGCTGGGGCTCGCGATCCTCTTCGGTTCGCTGATGGCGGCCAACGTCATGGGAGGGGGCCTGGGCATTCTCATAGTGGGCGGGCTCTATCTGCTGAACGAATCGATGGGCCGCCCCGTGGTACGGATGGCGGCCGCACCCGCCGCGGTGATTGTCGGCGGCGTGCTGCTGAACATCCTCTACTGGCTGGACCTGTTCACGCCGATCAAGGGATAG